In one uncultured Devosia sp. genomic region, the following are encoded:
- a CDS encoding YbaN family protein, giving the protein MTPILRPLYFIAGIALVVIGIVGIFVPLLPTTGPLILAAWCFARSSKRAEAWLVNHALFGPPIVAWRQNGAIARKHKLMSLAGMSVGLVVFVVTARPALWLGLLVAATLVGCAVFVWTRPEPGQDS; this is encoded by the coding sequence GTGACGCCGATTCTTCGTCCGCTCTATTTCATTGCCGGTATCGCCCTGGTCGTCATCGGCATCGTGGGCATATTCGTTCCACTGCTGCCGACGACCGGACCATTGATCTTGGCAGCATGGTGTTTTGCGCGATCGTCCAAGCGGGCGGAAGCCTGGCTGGTGAACCATGCCCTGTTCGGGCCTCCTATCGTCGCTTGGCGGCAAAATGGCGCCATTGCGCGCAAGCACAAGCTGATGTCCTTAGCGGGAATGAGTGTGGGGCTGGTGGTGTTTGTCGTCACGGCAAGGCCGGCGCTGTGGCTGGGTCTGCTGGTGGCGGCAACGCTGGTTGGGTGTGCAGTGTTTGTGTGGACGCGGCCGGAGCCGGGTCAGGACTCGTAG
- a CDS encoding D-Ala-D-Ala carboxypeptidase family metallohydrolase, giving the protein MKTPLRSIAAILVCALSLAACMPMAMFASSGGSAYSGKRNDWGTYVSSREVNALCLSPKLRFLIWEFEGQFGRKVIMNSGYRDGQHNAAAGGADNSYHTKCMAADFYIPGVSKQELIAFAIQRSSAGGVGCYPGRQFIHVDVRDRPRGYNRPVTFSGC; this is encoded by the coding sequence ATGAAGACCCCGCTCCGCTCCATTGCCGCCATTCTCGTCTGCGCCCTGTCGCTGGCCGCCTGCATGCCCATGGCCATGTTTGCCAGCAGCGGTGGCTCTGCCTATTCCGGCAAACGCAACGACTGGGGCACCTATGTGTCGAGCCGGGAGGTCAATGCGCTGTGCCTGTCGCCGAAGCTGCGATTCCTGATCTGGGAATTTGAAGGCCAGTTCGGGCGCAAGGTCATCATGAATTCAGGCTATCGTGACGGCCAGCACAATGCGGCAGCCGGTGGCGCCGACAATTCCTACCACACCAAATGCATGGCGGCCGATTTCTACATCCCCGGTGTCAGCAAGCAGGAGTTGATTGCCTTTGCCATCCAGCGCTCCAGCGCTGGCGGCGTGGGCTGCTATCCGGGCCGCCAGTTCATCCATGTGGACGTGCGCGACCGGCCGCGCGGCTATAATCGTCCCGTCACTTTCTCGGGCTGTTGA